In the genome of Magnolia sinica isolate HGM2019 chromosome 2, MsV1, whole genome shotgun sequence, one region contains:
- the LOC131237225 gene encoding uncharacterized protein At1g76070 produces the protein MEKASRSKSSIFAFLPKTAQFSFSNPPFSPSSDKRTENLSKLKTHQGRGFSGPIISIIPAEARRKTKNGSFDEQEPTSPKVSCIGQIKHKKKMCKAKCSMPSPKPERKPDKKASFKISRILRGSGGATKPGRKSDADAHVVAQSALAPSLGQMKRFASGRDTLSDFDWKSYGGPPADRHREYYSDDDRAGSDDDDDGFIVPHSAPLVMGGPVTFVGPRKEVNLWKRRTMAPPRPLEFKRK, from the coding sequence ATGGAAAAAGCATCAAGATCCAAGAGTAGCATCTTTGCATTCCTACCAAAAACTGCCCAATTCTCGTTTTCAAACCCTCCCTTCAGCCCCAGCAGTGATAAAAGGACGGAGAATTTGAGTAAGTTGAAGACCCACCAAGGAAGAGGCTTCTCAGGTCCGATCATATCGATAATTCCGGCGGAAGCACGACGGAAAACGAAGAACGGGAGCTTCGACGAACAAGAACCCACGTCACCAAAGGTCTCTTGCATCGGTCAGATCAAACACAAGAAGAAGATGTGCAAAGCCAAGTGCAGCATGCCGTCTCCCAAGCCAGAAAGGAAGCCAGATAAGAAGGCTTCATTCAAGATCAGTAGGATCCTACGTGGCAGTGGTGGTGCAACGAAGCCTGGCCGGAAATCAGACGCAGATGCTCATGTGGTGGCCCAGTCAGCTCTAGCGCCTTCTTTGGGACAGATGAAGCGGTTTGCCAGCGGTCGTGATACGCTGTCGGACTTTGATTGGAAGTCTTACGGTGGGCCACCTGCCGATCGTCACAGGGAGTATTACTCTGATGATGATAGGGCTggaagtgatgatgatgatgatggatttattgtacCTCACTCTGCCCCGCTTGTAATGGGTGGCCCAGTGACTTTTGTTGGTCCAAGGAAGGAAGTTAACCTTTGGAAGAGAAGGACCATGGCCCCTCCTAGACCCCTTGAATTCAAGAGGAAGTAA